From Alloacidobacterium dinghuense:
ATTCCAAATGGTTCAGCGAATACAGCGCGGCGCATCCCGGTGTTGAAATCAACTATCAGTCCATCGGCAGCGGCGGTGGCATCCGTCAGGTCACCAGCGGCGTCGTCGACTTCGGCGCCAGTGATGGCCCGATGACCGATGAGCAACTCAAAGGTTCCAAGGTCAAGATTGTCCACATCCCCACCGTTCTGGGTGCGGTTGTTCCTATTTACAACCTTCCCGGCGTCTCGACCGAGTTGAAGTTTTCTCCCGATGTTCTTGCCGATATCTACCTGGGCAAGATCTCCAACTGGAGCGACGCCCGCATCGCCAAGGACAATCCCGGCGTCAAGTTGCCCAGCACAGATATTGTCGTTGTGCATCGCTCTGACGGCAGCGGCACAACCTACATTTTCACTGACTACCTCTCCAAGGTCAGCAATGACTGGAAGAACTCGGTCGGAAGAAACAGCGCAGTGCCGTGGCCCAAAGGAATCGGCGGCAAGGGCAATGAAAACGTTGCTGCCATGGTTCGCCAAATGCCCGGCTCAATCGGTTATGTCGAGCTGATTTACGCCATGCAGAACAAGATCGCCTTCGGCTACATCAAGAATGCCGCTGGTAACTGGGTGAAGGGCAGCATCGATGGCGTTACCGAGGCTGCGGCCACCGTGAAGCAGATGCCCGCCGACTACCGCGTCTCCATCACCAATGCACCCGGCCCGAATGCTTACCCGATCTCCAGCTTCACCTGGCTGCTGATTCCCATACCTCCCAAGGATGCCGGCAACGGTAAGGTTATCAAGGACTTCCTCGGCTGGATGCTGGATCACGGCCAATCCGAAACCTCGGGGCTCTACTATGCTCCGCTGCCGAAGTCGGTTTCCGACAAGGTCCGCGGCACCATCAGCCAGCTGCAGTAGAACTGCTGCAAGCCAGGTGCAAAGGGCAGGCGTTTCATACCTGCCCTCGCACTTTTCTGCCCTCTTTCCACTACAATGGACCTCCAAAGGCACGATTATTTCCTTATTTTTCAAAGCGTTTAACGCTCTATTCAAAATCGCTGACTAAGGTATTGAGTGGTGAATCCCAAGCTTCAACAGGAAGTTCGCGTGTCCGGTCCGCCTATCGTTCCAATCCCATCGCCGGCGACCTCGACCACGGAGGCAGCAAGCTCCGCCCCATCGCCTGTCCGCAAATTCCTGACTGAACGGGGCAGTTCCGCCCTGGGTGACCACGCTTTTCGCTGGATCATGCTGCTCTGCGCCCTCGTGATCTTCGCCATTGTCGGCCTGATCCTCTGGGAACTCGTTGCCCGATCCCAGCTGACGATCTCAAAGTTCGGCTTGAGTTTCTTCTTCAAGCAGGCGTGGGACCCGGTCAGCGGCGATTACGGCGCATGGCCCTTTATCTACGGGACGCTGGTGTCCTCGTTGGTCTCCCTGATCATCGCCGTACCGCTCGCCGTGGGCGTTGCCGTCTTCCTCACCGAGATGTGCCCCAAATTCCTGCGCGGCCCGCTGTCCTTCCTTACCGAGTTGCTCGCAGCAATTCCCAGCGTTGTCTACGGCCTCTGGGCAGTATTTGTCCTCGTGCCGCTTCTTCGCGAGCATGTGAATCCGGTGCTGATGAAGACCCTCGGCTGGACCGGCTTCTTCGCCGGGCCCAATTACGGCATTGGCATGCTGGCTGCCGGAGTCATCCTCGCCATCATGATTCTCCCCATCATTTCGTCGCTCACGCGCGAAGTGATGACCGCCGTGCCGCATACGCAGCGTGAAGCCGTGCTGGCGCTCGGCGCAACCCGATGGGAGATGATCCGCATGGGCGTGCTGCGCAATGCGCGCATCGGCATCGTCGGATCCATCATTCTCGGCCTTGGCCGCGCCCTCGGCGAGACGATGGCCGTCACCATGGTCATTGGTAACCGGCCCGAAATCGTCAAGTCGCTCCTCGGCCTCGGTTACAGCATGTCCAGCGTCATCGCCAACGAGTTCAGCGAAGCCTCTGACGATTTGTACCTCAGTGCGTTGATCGAGATCGGTCTTGCGCTCTTCATCGTCACCATTATTGTAAACGCAATCGCGCGCCTGCTGGTGTGGGCCGTCACGCGCGGTGCGCCGCCTCGGGTCGCTTAACAGGAACGGAAAACAGTAGTCATGGCTTTACCGCAAAAATCGAGCAAAGCGAACCAAGCCTGGCGCATGTTTGCCAATCATGCCGCTACGGGGCTAGCCATTCTGAGCACGATTCTCGTAGTCGCGCCCCTGGTCGCCATCTTTGCCTATCTGCTCTACAAAGGAGCCAGCTCACTCAATCTGGCTTTCTTCACCCAGGTTCCCAAGCCCGTTGGAGAAGCGGGTGGCGGCATGGCCAACGCCATCCTCGGCTCAGGAATTCTTCTCGCGCTTGGCAGCCTTCTCGGCGTTCCGGTTGGCATCGCCGCCGGCATCTATCTAGCCGAGTTCGGACGAGGCGGCAGGCTAGCCAATTTCGTTCGCTTCACCGCCGACGTCCTCAACGGCGTGCCGTCAATCGTCATGGGCATCTCGGTCTACTCTCTGATCGTATTGCCGCAGAAACATTTTTCCGCGCTCTCCGGTGGCGTAGCGCTCGGCATCATGATGATCCCCACCATCACGCGCACCACGGAAGAAATGCTGCTGATGGTTCCCAATGCGATCCGCGAAGCCGCTCTCGGTCTTGGCGTTCCCAACTGGCGATCGGTGCTCTCGATCACCCTCAAGACCGCATCCCCCGGCGTTATCACCGGATGCATGCTTGCCTTCGCGCGCGTCGCCGGTGAAACCGCGCCGCTGCTCTTCACCGCGTTCGGCAACCAGTTCTGGAGCGCGAACGTCAACCAGCCCATCGCTGCGCTGCCGCTGCAAATCTACGTCTACGCCATCTCCCCCTATGACGAATGGCACCGCCTGGCATGGGCCGGCGCTTTGGTGCTTATTCTGTTAATCGTCGTCTCAGTGTCGCTCGTGCGTTATGTCACCACGCGCGGCGTCTTGAAGGGAGCAAGTTAAGTGAGTGTCGGAATCCAAGTTTCACAGTTCAATGCGTGGTACGGGACCAACCACGCGCT
This genomic window contains:
- the pstC gene encoding phosphate ABC transporter permease subunit PstC, whose product is MSGPPIVPIPSPATSTTEAASSAPSPVRKFLTERGSSALGDHAFRWIMLLCALVIFAIVGLILWELVARSQLTISKFGLSFFFKQAWDPVSGDYGAWPFIYGTLVSSLVSLIIAVPLAVGVAVFLTEMCPKFLRGPLSFLTELLAAIPSVVYGLWAVFVLVPLLREHVNPVLMKTLGWTGFFAGPNYGIGMLAAGVILAIMILPIISSLTREVMTAVPHTQREAVLALGATRWEMIRMGVLRNARIGIVGSIILGLGRALGETMAVTMVIGNRPEIVKSLLGLGYSMSSVIANEFSEASDDLYLSALIEIGLALFIVTIIVNAIARLLVWAVTRGAPPRVA
- the pstS gene encoding phosphate ABC transporter substrate-binding protein PstS, producing the protein MKKSTFLAAALIVCTASAGFSQKINGAGATFPYPIYSKWFSEYSAAHPGVEINYQSIGSGGGIRQVTSGVVDFGASDGPMTDEQLKGSKVKIVHIPTVLGAVVPIYNLPGVSTELKFSPDVLADIYLGKISNWSDARIAKDNPGVKLPSTDIVVVHRSDGSGTTYIFTDYLSKVSNDWKNSVGRNSAVPWPKGIGGKGNENVAAMVRQMPGSIGYVELIYAMQNKIAFGYIKNAAGNWVKGSIDGVTEAAATVKQMPADYRVSITNAPGPNAYPISSFTWLLIPIPPKDAGNGKVIKDFLGWMLDHGQSETSGLYYAPLPKSVSDKVRGTISQLQ
- the pstA gene encoding phosphate ABC transporter permease PstA → MALPQKSSKANQAWRMFANHAATGLAILSTILVVAPLVAIFAYLLYKGASSLNLAFFTQVPKPVGEAGGGMANAILGSGILLALGSLLGVPVGIAAGIYLAEFGRGGRLANFVRFTADVLNGVPSIVMGISVYSLIVLPQKHFSALSGGVALGIMMIPTITRTTEEMLLMVPNAIREAALGLGVPNWRSVLSITLKTASPGVITGCMLAFARVAGETAPLLFTAFGNQFWSANVNQPIAALPLQIYVYAISPYDEWHRLAWAGALVLILLIVVSVSLVRYVTTRGVLKGAS